From Rutidosis leptorrhynchoides isolate AG116_Rl617_1_P2 chromosome 3, CSIRO_AGI_Rlap_v1, whole genome shotgun sequence, a single genomic window includes:
- the LOC139901107 gene encoding uncharacterized protein has translation MWRHYLYGIKFIIFIDYKSLQHIFDQKQLNMRQRHWVELLNDYDCAICYHPCKVNVVADAFSRKEKTKPLRVRALNMTFRTNLTSQIRNAQLEALTQENIVTESFKGLDKQFVIRDKGTYYFANRI, from the coding sequence atgtggagacattacttgtatggtatCAAGTTTATAATCTTCATTGATTACAAGAGCCTGCAACATATTTTCGACcagaaacaactcaacatgagacagAGACATTGGGTGGAACTGCTGAACGACTACGACTGTGCAATTTGCTACCATCCTTGTAAGGTTAATGTTGTAGCAGATGCCTTTAGTAGGAAGGAGAAAACtaaacctctccgagttagagcGCTAAACATGACCTTCCGAACGAATCTTACTTCTCAAATTCGTAATGCACAACTTGAGGCTTTAACACAAGAGAATATTGTTACTGAATCTTTCAAGGGCCTAGATAAACAGTTTGTTATTAGAGATAAAGGGACTTACTACTTTGCTAATAGAATCTAG